The following nucleotide sequence is from Wolbachia endosymbiont (group E) of Neria commutata.
GAAAAGTGCATGATTACACACAATGGTAGCAAAATTGAGCCTGAGATGCAGAGAAATCATGGGTTTAAAGAAGATCCTACCATTATGCATGTAAAGGGTGAATTTGCAACTTGTGCTATTACTAAAGGCAATGGCAAAAGAGGTGTCACTCAACCCAATGTTTCGCATGAAGCAAAGCTTCCTGATGCTGTTCTAAATCAAGTAAAAGTAAAGGAACGAATCGCTAAAATCGAAAATGGTGGTCGCAGCTGGTAAGTAAGTATAATTCAGTCCTGTCTTTGTCATATAAAGGCAGGGCCATCTTCAAAATATTATATCCTTTATTTTTTTGTTAATTTTTGACCTCTCATCTGCAAAGGTATTTTCCAGAGAAATTTTTAATTTTTCCCATTCTCCTTGACCATTTGGATGATTTAAAATTGCAGGCTTATATTCATTTGCAATTTTTTCCAAAGCTTTTTCAAATGAAAAATCTAATTCATCATAAATATCAATATTTATTGACTGTAGTATTACTAAAAATGAAAACAAATTTGGTACAGGTATTTCTTCCTTTGTGTAATTCAGAAGACACAACTTTATTTTCTTTGCGCAGTACTCTATCGTTTTTAACGATAGAGATAAGCTTTCTGCATAAAATATAAAACCGTCTATGATCAAATTTTTTGACTTTTTCGGCAATTTTATGTTTTTGAATAGTTCTTTTGTAAATCTTTCTATAGGTTGTTTTGGTAAGTGTAAGGATAAATCAGTGAAAGATTTTAGGTCAAAATTTGATCCAAGTATTGTATTAATAGCTTTATACACGTTGCTTTTATCTTTACTGACAGAAATAATGAAAACAAGCCCTTCTATGTCAAGCATGTACTTTATGGATTCTAAAAAATCGACAATAAATTTGGGACGGCATATATCAAGATCATCCACCATTATATAAATGTTTTTACCTTCCCTAATTTTATTAACTACTTTTGCTAATTGAATTTTAAAATCTTTAATATTTTCCTGTCTTTTCTGAAGATTATTTAATTCTCTTAAAACAGCACCAATGTCTTTTTTATCAGCTTCTTTAGTAGCATCAAGGAGCACAGAAAGCATCGCAAGTGGAGATTTACTAATTACTTTTCCTAGTGTATTTAAAGAAAATAGCTCCTGATTTATGTTCTTGAACTGTTGTATAACGCTTCTCTTTACTTCATATGACGAAAATAAATCCTCAAATAAAAAATTCAAAAAAGAAGGAAGCGGTTGGTCCAGTGCATTGATATCCCATGCGCTATAATAAGCTGCAATTTCATTTTGCTGCTTCAAATCTCTTATCCACTCTTTCAGAAAAAAAGTCTTACCCCATCCGTCATATCCTTCCAAAGATATTATTGTAAAAATTTCTTCAATTTTTTTAATTATAGTGTTGCATTTGTTTGCAAATTTCTTATAGTCTAGGTAATCATTTTCCCAAGCCACCACCAAAGGTGGTGGCGCTACTTTTTTCTTCTTAAATTTTATTAATGATATAAGCTTTTTAAAACACATAGGATTGTTACACTGCATTTCACTATAGTATTTTATAAGTTAAGAGTCCATATTTATATCACAACTTAGTAACTGACATGGATTTATTACTGAGGCCAATAGCGATAATAAGACCAAATAATCCGCCACCTGAAGTTGTTAACCCCAATTCTGGGGCTTTGTTACATAGACCTCATTGGGTATGTAAATCACAGTAAACTCACGCAGCTAACTCAAGCTTAGCCGTACCTATATCGGTAAATTTGTTAATTAAGTATCATTGAATGAGGAGCTCTTTTGTACGATTTATTTCAGATCTGTTTTTTAAACTAAAACCAGATATCTGTTTGAGCCTATAGAAAAAAACTTCAATAGACCCCCTGCGAAAAGGTAAAAAACAGATGAAAAACATTAAAAAGCATGTAAAATGAAAGTTTTAGAAGAGGGAAGATGGCAATAAGTTACGTAAAAATAGCAAGAACACCATATATTTTTAGACAATTGACAGGGCTCACAACATCTGAATTTGAAAAAATTGTGGCAAAAGTGCGTCCAGAGTGGGAAAAAATGGAGGCGAAAAAGAAATGTCACGGAAGAAAATCGCATGTTGAGGAGCTAGAAGACAGGATTTTATGTGTTCTAATTTATTACAGAACGTACATAACGCATCCATTTTTAGGGTTTTTGTTTAATTTGCACAACTCAAATATTTGCCGACTTTTTAAGAAAATGTAGCCATTATTGGCCAAAAAAATTACTATAAAAAAGGATAGAACGCTGACGCCAGAAAGGATTTTAAAAATTTTAGCAGACGTCACGGAGCAACCGATACAGCGGCCGAAAGACAGCAAAAAACGTAAGAAAAGTTATTCCGGAAAAAAGAAAGCAACCACAATAAAAACCGAAATTGTGATCGAGGGAAATGGGCAAATTCTGTCGATTTCGAAGTCGTATAGAGGTCGAATGCATGATTTTCGCATAAGGAAACAGGAAAAATTGTTGGCCAAAGATAGCATAAAATATGCCGATTCTGGGTATCAAGGTTGGCAAAAACTGCAGAAAAACGTTGTGATTCCGTACAAAAAACACCGTAAAAAGCCACTAACGGAGGAGCAAAAGGAGCATAATCGGAAGCTGGCATCGTTCAGGATGCGTGTGGAAAATAAGATTCGCGAGATAAAAATCTTCAAAATAATGTCAAATGTTTACCGCAATTTTCAGAAGAAATACAACATGAGATTTAATATTATAGCAGGAATTGTGAATTTGAGGCATAGTTTTTAATAATTTTTAGGCTGAGGATTTCTTACCAGATTTTATCAGCAACTTGCTTCACGTTGTTTCGCAGGGGGTCTAATATAAGACCGTGCTCCATACTTAACCTTTTTTCCATGTGCCAACACCATCTTAATAGTTTTCATGTATGCTAATGTAGCTGTTTGAAATTTAATATTATTGCGGGTACTGTGAACTTGCGGCACGGGTCTTAACTTACCTTACTTTTGGGTTATCTCATGTTTTAGCTAGTCCAACACTGCTTCGCAGCAGGTCTTGTCTTCCTTTGCTTTCTGTTTGGTCTATTGGTTTTTCAAGTTGTTCAACTATTTTACTTACAATTACTCCTGTGGAAGGAAGAGCTTTTTGAGTAATATCAGCAGGATTTGTCCCTAATTTTTCAAAAATTTTTGCTCTTTCTTTTACAGTAGTGGATTCAGTTTTTTCTGATTTTTCAATAAAAAACTCACTAAATTTTCTATTTATTTCTTGATTGTCTCCTTTTATTCCTTCTAGCTTACTATAAGCTATGTCCATAAACTGCTGATTACCAGCTTTTTTAGCTACTTCTAAAGCAGTTTTTCCTTCTGGGTTTTTAAGCTCAAATATATCTTCTGCTGATCGAGATTGCAGAAATTTTATGTTATTTTCACTGAGACTATTGTGTGCAGCCATATCAAATAATTTTTTTTCTAGTATTATACTTAGTTGTTCTGGATTTTGATGACCATATATGTATTTGCCAATTTTATTAGCACCAGGAATTTTCTTTGGCACTGGTGGTGGTGTTAAAGTTAGAATCTGCTTCACTTGCTCTTCAGATAATTCTGACACTGGGGATGATAGGGGAATATTATTTTCTTTCTGAACATTTTCTACATCTTTTGGATAATTTTTCCAATTTACGTCATCGAGAGAGATGTAAGCACCAGAAGCTTTCTTTGGCACTGGCGGTGGCGTTAAAGTTAGGATTTTTTCTACATGCTCTTTAGGTAATTCTGACGCTGAAAGTTTATCTTGTAAACCAGGATTATTACCCTCTTCTTTCTTATAATTGTAAGTTAAAAATATGATATAAAAGAAACAAGAGAGAGGATAACCCTACTAACTATAGGAATAGGGCTATCACGGGCGTGTGCGACCGACCAATAATTGGTATTACAGCCGTTCAGATCAAGGTACACTAGCCCTATCTCTCGATACGTTTGAATAGTTGCATGGGACATATGTATGCACCCGTTTACAATCTTAAATTAATTAAACTATCGAGGTTATTATGATTACATCTTATCAAAATTTTATTGGAATTGATATAGGAAAATTTAAAAATGTTGCTGCAGCTCACAACCAAAAGAACATTATCAAGTTTGATAATAATGCCGCTGGTTGGCAACAATTGTTTCAAGATTTTTCAAATATCTTACCTAATTCTTTAGTAACTCTGGAAAACACTGGAAAATATGAGCTTGGTTTAGCACATTTTCTTGTTGATAAGGATGTTGCTGTACATCGAGCTAATACTCGCAAAGTAAAAAGCTTTGTCATATCTCATGGAACTTTAGCAAAGTCTGATCAATCAGATGCAAGAGCTCTTGCTCAATATGGATGTGAACGCTATAGTACTCTATCTCTATTTGTGCCTATGTCAAAAGAACAAACAGCCTTAGTTGCACTTTGTCAACGCCGTGATGACATTACGCAAATGAGAGCTCAAGAGAAATGTAGGCTTGCAGCACCTGAAAACGACCATATAAAAGAAAGTTGCCAAAAAACAATCGACTTTTTTAACAGTCAGATAAATGAGCTCAACGATACCATGCAAAAAATTATTGATGAAAATCCAGAGTTACAAAAGCGCCAAAAAATCCTTAGAACGGTACCAGGAATAGGTATCAAGTTATCTCAAGATTTTGTATGCTTGATGCCAGAACTTGGCTACTTAAACAAAAAAGAAGTTGCAAGTCTTGCTGGAGTTGCCCCGCATCCAAAAGAAAGTGGTAAAACTATTGGTTACCGAAGGATAACAGGTGGTAGAAGCAATGTTCGTGCAAAGCTTTTTACGGCTGCAATGGCTGCCGCAAGATCCAAATCTGCGCTTGGTGCTTTTTACTCTGATCTTATTGGTAGAGGTAAAAAGAAGATGGTGGCTATAACAGCTCTAATGCGAAAAATCATAGTAATTGCCAATGCGAGGCTTAAAGAAGCAGTTAATGTGAATTAAAAAAATCTGCATAGAAAATAGGTTAACGAATATGTGTGTAAGTACGTCCCCACACATTTTAAGTACTTATGCACATATTCGTTAATCACAAGATCTAAGCAGTAACTGTTGTTTGATATAAAATTTTTCTATGATAAATTAGGGTTTTTATTGTCAAAAATACATTTTTCAATTGAATAAGAATACAAAATTATAAACAAAAGTTGTAATAAGACTAAATTCAAAAAATTTTAAAAAACATAGTTGATCTGACTCAATTGATAGTTGACACAGTCAAGTCCCGAGGCAAACATTACATTCAGTAGTGGTTTTACCCAAGTTATCTTTCCTAAGTTTCTTTGAGTTAACATATTTAATAGGGCTAGATACACGGCCGGTACCAATTGAAAGCAGTACCATATCATCATCAGGGAATAGTTTCTTGCTGTTTCATATGAGCATGCGGCTGGATTATTAGCAAATACGCCTCCATCCACCAAAACTCTTTCAACGTCATTGATTTTCAGATATTTAGGTGCAAAATATGTTGGTGCTGCAGTTGTTGCTCTTAACGCGTCCTTTAATTTAATGAATTTTCTATCCTCTTTCCAGTTCTTAAAAAAGAAAGGACAGTTGTTATGAATATCGTAACTAGTAAGTAGTAAATTATTTGAGACGTCTGCAAGAGTGGCATCACCGAAATACTTGTGTAGTACGTTCTCTATATTTTGATATGGATACTGAGCACCGTTTAACCATGAAAATATTGACCTTCTTAAAAATGAGGATTTAAAGATATATGGACCATACTCTTGATAAAAATTGACTAAATCACTCGCTGAATACTGTGGTTTTCCTTCTCCATCTTTCTTACGTAGCCCTGCAACAACTATTCCACCGGTTGAAGTGCCTGCCATTAAGTGAAAAATTTCTGAAATAGTTTTGCTTGTCCTTTTCTCTATTTCTGCTAATATTATTGCTGGTATAATTCCTCGGATTCCGCCACCGTCTACTGAAAGGATATATTTAGTCATGTTTAGATGTTTATTAGTTTTATTAACTTGTTCGCTTCTATTAGGATTTGCTAGTTGTCCAAAAATTACAGTCGGTTTCACTCCCGGAGAGAATTGTAACAATCTAATAATCGATTCTGTAGATCATGCTAAAGAATCTGTGTTGGTCCAAGCCTATTCCATTAATTCTGAATCTATTGCAAAATCGCTAATTAGAGCTAAGGAACGAGGTGTTGATGTTAAGGTTATCTTAGATGAATCGGCAATTAACGGAATACATAGTGTCATTAATCAATTATTTGAGCACACAATTCCAATTTGGATTGATTTCAAACCTGCTATCGCCGATAATAAAGTAGTTATCATTGACAACCAAAAAATCATAACTGGATCCAACTTTTCTCATAATGCACAGAGAAGAAATGCTGAAAACCTATTGATCATAACAGGAGATTCTTCATTAATTGAGCGGTACATTCAAAATTGGAAAGATCGTCAATCTCAATCTGAGTTTTATAATAAAGCTCCAAGACGTATAACTCGAATTTGGGATTAAGAAAGGAAGGGTAGGAAAATGATAATATTTATTGATTTTTTCACCTTTTTCTAAATAAAAGTGCAACATATTAATACCGTTAATAGATGTTTTAAGAGATATTTTGTAGACCTTACTTTCTGCTTAAAACTTGTAATTTAAACTCATCAAGCTCTTCAGAAAGACTTTTGACTCTCTCTTCCAAGCGATATACCGTTACGATTAATCCGTTATTCTGCTCTATAAATTTATCATGTATGTGAACCCGTAAATCTAGCTTGGCAAGCCACCAAATTACCATTATAGCCTGTATTGCCATCGTTACTATTACTGCTAATGGAATTTTTTGGTTTTGCATAGATGTAAATTTATTATGAATAATTGCTGATAATAGCTTACTTCTCTGATTTGTAGTTATCCTCTGCTCTAGCAAGTAGCTTTATGATTTCATCGTAGGGCTTATTATTCTTATTGTGTCGTGATTCCATTACAGCCAACTTTTTAGGCATTCTTCCATTATTATCAGTAATATTAGGGTTTGCGTTTTGCTCAAGTAGAAATTTAACAACTTCTAAGTGACCGTAGTCTGCAGCATTATGAAGTGCTGTACTGCCATACTTACTAGTAGCATTTATATCGATGCCTTCATCAACTAACAACTTAACAACTTCTGTGCACCCTGCATATGCTGCACTATGTAGCGCTGTAAAACCAGATATTTTAGTATTATTAATATTCACCATACCTTGGACTATAAATTTTACAACTTCAGCACTACAATTTTCAGAAGCAATTTGTAATATTGTTTTATAATCACTCACAGCTTTACCCTTTGCATAGCAGTATGTGATAATAACACATATAACTGTTATCATAAGCCATAGAAAGCTTATTTTATTCTTTATGTTCTTACTTATCATGTTCATTTCCAATATTTCCTAGAATTAAATAATCATTTCCTTAAAATTTTCTTATTTTCTGCTTACCATTGCTTCTACAGTAGTTTGATATCCTCTACTATCTAAAATATGTTCTGCCTTGCTAATTACCCATTCTCCTTCAATTTCCTGACAAAACCCTGAAAGGCTAATTTTGGCTTCTGCACATAGTTCAGGATTACCAGGAACAGTAAACATTTAAAATTGATGTGCTGCGTTTCAATTGTTTTAATTTAGCAGTTGCTGCACTAATTGCTGATTCTGCAGTAGAGTAAGGTGTTTGCATGGAATAACTTGGATCTTCATTGCCTACTTTTTCTTCTGTAGTTTTTCCCATTTCATAACTGTACCATTTTGCAATTACAGATCCATACTTATTGCGTACATTAAAATTTACCCTCCAATTTATGACTTCTTGAGGTGTTAATACCGTTGTCCCTAAAACCTTACCAGTTGCTAACCTTGCCTCTCCTTTTGGAATAAAAATTATATAACCTCCCACTGATTTTACTAATGCATCATAATCCTGACCTAATCTTTCCAGAAAATTCATATCGCTTTCGTCTGTTTGGATAATATGCGGTATAAATATATTTTCAAACTTTTTGGCAGTTTTACCTTCATACCCATGCTTTTGTGCTATCTCTTTAATTAAATCACTCAAGGTAATGTCCTTCCATTCTTTTGATGTTTTTTCCTTTAATGATCCTCTCAAACTTGCAGCATTGCATTTTATTCTCAATGTTTGTGGTGGACTTTGTATTGTAATTTCATTTGCTGTATAAACTCCCATAAGCAGTAAACCTGTCTCTTTATACCCGAGAAAAATCTGTAATTTACCCTTAAGCTTTAAAGCACTGGAGTTATAATCAATACATATCTCAGCTTCGTCACTTGTAGTACCGGATCCGTCAGTAACATGCAGAGATATTAAGCTCCTTTTTAATGCTTCTGTTACTGAATTACCTTCTGCTATTATATCAAAGTCTGGAGTCATTCATCTAAAATATTGATAACAGGCTCTTGTGATATTTTCTGAATTTTAGGGAGCTTAATCTTGAGACCTGCAGGTAAAAAACTACCGTATTCCGCAAGACCAGGATTTTCAAGTAATATTTCTTCCACTGCTCCACTACTATATCCGTAGTACTTCCAGCAAATATAATCCAACATCTCATTCTCTTTTGTGTAATAGTAAATCATTTATTATAACTTTTTAGCTTTAATTGGAACTCAACTTTTCTTGGCTGTCCACCTGGGAAGAATGATATCTGTTTCTCTTCTATGCTAGTAATGACAAAATTTCCAAGTACATTGCCTGAATTATTAACTAAAACATGAGCTTCTTTAGAGCTACGCATACTCTTTAATTGCTCTAAACCACGACTCTGATAATGTGGGTAAATTACTCCTGTCAAATCAATACATTCAATTCCTGAACCGATGTTTTGTAGTGACGTTTTTTCAATACATTCAATTGTATGCCATCTCTCTTCTTTACTGTATCTCAGGCTTATTGGTTCAAGCTTACATTTTCCAAGCAACATTAATGCAGTTCTTCAACTATATCAAATAGTGCGCCACGTGCTTGTTCTCTAAATCTTTCTATTACTGCATCAGCAAGACTACGGATATTTTGACTTGGCTCTGCTTTAATATTGATATTAAATGTTTGATAGAATGCTTGGTTATATACTTTCGATTCCCTATTTTCACATTTACTTTTTATCAGTTCCTTAAGTGCTTTCTCAACTTCTTCTTGGTCCGTAGTTCTTTTCTCTTCTATAACACTTTTTACTTTAAGATTCTCAAGATTGTTTTTGCTACTTTCCGATAGTTGTCTTATAGCACTATTGTTTGCCAATGGATCTCCATTACTGAAAACGCTATTTTTAGAAAGCTCATTAACAACACTTACGTTGCCTTCAAATTTCTTAATCGTACTATTCTCAGAAAATCCACCAAATATGCTACTGACAGTGTCTCCTAGCCATGAGAAAGCTTCACCAATTGCTTTATTATCGATTTTATGTACTCCCACAAGCTAACAAAAAAGTCCTTCACATTTTGCCAATTAGTCATAACAAGAGCTGCACCAGTAACAAGTCCTGCTATTAAAAATCCAATAGGGTTACTCATTACAGCTAATCCTATTGCTCTTAGTCCTATTATCACTGCAGGAAAAACTGTAGTTGATAAAAATGAGAACGTTGCAATTATTGTTGCTCTTAGACCAAGAACTGTACTTGCTAAAAAAGTAAATCCATAACCAACGCCTACTGTTAGGATTTTCAAACCTATTAAAGCTGCTATAGTACCCATGATTGCTGTAGTTAAAGTTGGATATTTTTCTGCAAGCATAGCTATGCGTTGAGTTTTTTCTTGTAAATATTCAGCTATGGATTTTAAAGTAGGTAACATAACTGAACCTAGATTCATAGCAACTTCAGCTATTGCATTTCTGAGAAGTCGTAGTTTATTAGCTGTAGTATTTGCACGATTGTTAAATTCTTCCTGCATTGAAGCGTTATATTTTTCTTTATCAGCTAAATGAGCAATAGCTTTTTTGTAAGTACCTAAACTTCCTACTAACAGAGCAATATCATCTTGAAATCCTCCGCCAAATAGGTTCATAAGAATGCCAGCAGGCTCTTGATCATCTATTTTTTTTAAGGTTTCAAGAAATTGTAATATTGCCTCTTGAGGATTTTTTTTAATAGCTTGTTCAAGTTCCTCTACACTTGTTCCCATTTGATCTAATGCATCATGAAATTCAGGACTTTGCTCTCTTGCAGTTTGGAGTCTACTAAGAAAGTTATTTATAGCAGTTGCTGCTTTTTCAGGTTGTTTACCTAAGCTTATGAAGCTACTAGCTAAGCTACTTGCTTGACCAATATCGAGTCCAAACTGTTTCGCATTACCGCCAATTCTATTCAGTGTAAGAACCATTTCTTTCGCTTTAGCAGCAGTATTATCCGAAAGATGGTTTATTATATTACCTACATTTTCCATATCGTTAACTCCAATCCCGTAAACATTAGAGATCTTTGCTATAGCGTTACCAGCTTCCTCTGCAGACATATCAAACGCTGTGGTCATCTTAGCAACTATTGTTGTAAATTTAATTAGATCGTTCTTGTCAATACCAAGCTGGCCACCACTTGCAGCTATTTGTGCTAATTCTGCAGCTGATAGCGGTATTTCACGAGACATTTCTTTCAACTTTTTAGCAAACTCAATTGATTCATCCGTAGTTTTATCCTGATGAAATTTTACAACTTTCTTCACATCAGCCATAGCACTCTCGAAATCAATAGCAACCTTGATCGGGGCTGCAAGTGTCAGTCCAAGCCCAATTGTTTCTATGATTTGTGATTTAAAGCGTGCTTTACTTGCTAAAACACTTTGGTGACTACGTATTGCAGATCCAAGTTTGTTATATTTGCTCTTGAGTAGCTCAACAGATGATCCAAGTTTATATTGATCACTTACTAAAGACTTAATGTTTTTTCCACTTTTCCTTACTTCTTCATTTAATGAATGTAGAGCATCCCTCTTTTTCAAATACGCATCTTTTGCTTTTATTGCCGAAGCTTTGGCTTTATCAAACTCAGCTTTTAAAGTTTTACTTGGTTTTTCTATTCCTTTCATTTGTTTGGCCAAGGATTTTACCTGATCTTCAAAGCCTTTCCAGGATTTCTTTCTAGCCAAAACATCAGAACCCAATTGTTTAAACTTAGATACTGATTTTAAGGATGAATCAAGCCTTCTGATATTCTCGCCAAGACTAGAAGCTGACCACTACTTCCCTTTATTACAGCATTAAAACTGCCATCCAACACTGCTCCTATTTTTATAGATAACGTTGACATTTAAATTCCCCTGCTACTTTAACCCACGAAATAAATTCATTAATTTCCATATTGAGTATTTGCTCAACACCACCACCTGTGATAGAGCTGAGCATTAGTACGTTCAGTCTTAAGTCTTTTGGATAATTGGTGAAAAAAAATCCTTTAAGATTTCTTGTACTTTCACATAATCTGCAATATCCAGTTCTTCAATTGCTTCTTTTGCAGTTGATGTTAAATTTGCAGTTAATACGACTTCCTTACTTAAATCACTACCATCAAAACGCTCCATAACAAGATAATCTCTTACTTTCGGACGTCTAATGGTAAGTTCTGAAACAAGTGTTCCATCAACTGTTATTGGGTTATTAAGTGTTATTGTTTGCATATCTCCCCCTAAAAAATTAATTAAATAAAAGCCTACATTGACTTTTACATGACTAATTTTCTTGAAAAATAAGAATTGTTAGCTTTGATAAGAATCTTTTCTGTGTTCAATTGAAGTGATTACTACTGTATGTGCTGGAGCGTCTATGTAGTAAAGTATACGATAAGTACTTACCCTTAAACTGTACTGTCCACTTAAATCATGGCGCAAAGGTTTTCCAAGTCCTATTGGCTCAACCGTAAGACGTTCCATTATTGCCTTCTCAATAATTGACTTTATCTTTTTTGGAAGTGCTGGAATATCTTTTTTTATAACAGATTCTGAGTAATCTATATTATATAGCCTAATCCCAGAAGGCATCTTGATGTCTTATTCTCTTCTCTTTATAGCGTTCACCAGCAATTTTAGATAATTCTATATCCTCAATTTCCTCTTCCATTAATTCAGCCAATAACTTTAAAACAGATTTATTCTGAGATTGTGCAACACTGACAAGCAAATTAACTAATTGTTCTTCAGAATTTTCATGAACTTTAGTATTCATATTAGCCATATACTACTCCAGTAAGTAATTGTTACATTTTAACACTTCTTTGTTGTTTTGTCAACTATGTCATATTCCGAGCACAGTTTGGAGTAGTGCCATCTGATCAATACCATTTATCTTTCGAATCATATTTTCAGTATCGATCTCGATAAGCTCTTTGTCACCAATGGTAAGTTTATAGTAATGAGCAGCTAAGGAACATTTTAGGGTTGCTTTTTCAGCTGGCTTCCAACTACCAAAGTCAAACTCTTTAAAAATGCCTCTTAAGTTTATGATCACTGCTTCAATATTATTGATACCACTTCCTTGTAATCCGTCTCTGAGTTTCAGAGCTACTGAATTTCCATCTATTAAGCCGAAAAGCCTAAATAGCTCCGTATCGTATTCAGAAAAAGTAAAATCTGCTTCTAATTTCTCCATTCCCATGTCAATGCTAATGGGTATGTCCATGCCGCCAGCTCGATATTCCTCTGTTTTAATAGTTAATTTGGGAAGAGTTATTTCGTCAATTTTTCCAGCATAACCTCGACCATCAACAAAGACATTAAAGTTCTTTAGGATTTTTGGTAGCATATTTTTCTCCGATTTTAATATTAAGAATTTTATTTAAAAGTCACTTGTAAAGTATTGTATTATTTATTAAATGAGATCTGAAGGTAATCTGCTCAGCAGGATATAGTGGTGTAAACTCAAAATCAAAATATACCTTTCCGCTTGCAATGTTTGACGGAGTGTTTAGTTCTGGAGTCGCATAGCATTTGCCGCTCAAAATTGCTCCTTGTGCCTTTAAATGAGCAAAATAAGAGTTAACACTTTCAATGACATCATCCATATATGTTTTGGTAATATTGCGATCCACTGCCCAGAGATGCGCTCGAAGAAGGCTATCGTTAATAAGGTCTGCAGTACGCCTTACGGGTAGAAAAGCCCATTTATCATCGCTTGAGCAAGTCCTATTTCCCATAGTCTGTAGCCCTTTTGATGAATAATTGTTGCAACTTCATTTTCATTTAAAAGATTAGCACGGCAATTTGCATCACCCAACGTAAAATCAACAGGTCTGCTAGTACCAACAATACCATTAATCTCTTGATTCGATGGCGACCACCAGAACCCATGTTCATTATCTATTTTGGCAATTAACCCTGCAACAAATGGACTCGCAGGTAAAATCTCTTCTCCTTTTTCAGTAAACACTTTTACCCAAGGGTCAACTACATAAACACGACAACTACCGATACTTTTTCTCCACTTTATTGCTTCTTCATCATT
It contains:
- a CDS encoding P-loop NTPase fold protein; its protein translation is MCFKKLISLIKFKKKKVAPPPLVVAWENDYLDYKKFANKCNTIIKKIEEIFTIISLEGYDGWGKTFFLKEWIRDLKQQNEIAAYYSAWDINALDQPLPSFLNFLFEDLFSSYEVKRSVIQQFKNINQELFSLNTLGKVISKSPLAMLSVLLDATKEADKKDIGAVLRELNNLQKRQENIKDFKIQLAKVVNKIREGKNIYIMVDDLDICRPKFIVDFLESIKYMLDIEGLVFIISVSKDKSNVYKAINTILGSNFDLKSFTDLSLHLPKQPIERFTKELFKNIKLPKKSKNLIIDGFIFYAESLSLSLKTIEYCAKKIKLCLLNYTKEEIPVPNLFSFLVILQSINIDIYDELDFSFEKALEKIANEYKPAILNHPNGQGEWEKLKISLENTFADERSKINKKIKDIIF
- a CDS encoding IS110 family transposase → MITSYQNFIGIDIGKFKNVAAAHNQKNIIKFDNNAAGWQQLFQDFSNILPNSLVTLENTGKYELGLAHFLVDKDVAVHRANTRKVKSFVISHGTLAKSDQSDARALAQYGCERYSTLSLFVPMSKEQTALVALCQRRDDITQMRAQEKCRLAAPENDHIKESCQKTIDFFNSQINELNDTMQKIIDENPELQKRQKILRTVPGIGIKLSQDFVCLMPELGYLNKKEVASLAGVAPHPKESGKTIGYRRITGGRSNVRAKLFTAAMAAARSKSALGAFYSDLIGRGKKKMVAITALMRKIIVIANARLKEAVNVN
- a CDS encoding phospholipase D family protein: MFRCLLVLLTCSLLLGFASCPKITVGFTPGENCNNLIIDSVDHAKESVLVQAYSINSESIAKSLIRAKERGVDVKVILDESAINGIHSVINQLFEHTIPIWIDFKPAIADNKVVIIDNQKIITGSNFSHNAQRRNAENLLIITGDSSLIERYIQNWKDRQSQSEFYNKAPRRITRIWD
- a CDS encoding ankyrin repeat domain-containing protein, with the protein product MSDYKTILQIASENCSAEVVKFIVQGMVNINNTKISGFTALHSAAYAGCTEVVKLLVDEGIDINATSKYGSTALHNAADYGHLEVVKFLLEQNANPNITDNNGRMPKKLAVMESRHNKNNKPYDEIIKLLARAEDNYKSEK
- a CDS encoding contractile injection system protein, VgrG/Pvc8 family, which translates into the protein MTPDFDIIAEGNSVTEALKRSLISLHVTDGSGTTSDEAEICIDYNSSALKLKGKLQIFLGYKETGLLLMGVYTANEITIQSPPQTLRIKCNAASLRGSLKEKTSKEWKDITLSDLIKEIAQKHGYEGKTAKKFENIFIPHIIQTDESDMNFLERLGQDYDALVKSVGGYIIFIPKGEARLATGKVLGTTVLTPQEVINWRVNFNVRNKYGSVIAKWYSYEMGKTTEEKVGNEDPSYSMQTPYSTAESAISAATAKLKQLKRSTSILNVYCSW
- a CDS encoding tail protein X; this encodes MIYYYTKENEMLDYICWKYYGYSSGAVEEILLENPGLAEYGSFLPAGLKIKLPKIQKISQEPVINILDE
- a CDS encoding phage tail protein, with the protein product MLLGKCKLEPISLRYSKEERWHTIECIEKTSLQNIGSGIECIDLTGVIYPHYQSRGLEQLKSMRSSKEAHVLVNNSGNVLGNFVITSIEEKQISFFPGGQPRKVEFQLKLKSYNK
- a CDS encoding phage tail tape measure protein gives rise to the protein MGSDVLARKKSWKGFEDQVKSLAKQMKGIEKPSKTLKAEFDKAKASAIKAKDAYLKKRDALHSLNEEVRKSGKNIKSLVSDQYKLGSSVELLKSKYNKLGSAIRSHQSVLASKARFKSQIIETIGLGLTLAAPIKVAIDFESAMADVKKVVKFHQDKTTDESIEFAKKLKEMSREIPLSAAELAQIAASGGQLGIDKNDLIKFTTIVAKMTTAFDMSAEEAGNAIAKISNVYGIGVNDMENVGNIINHLSDNTAAKAKEMVLTLNRIGGNAKQFGLDIGQASSLASSFISLGKQPEKAATAINNFLSRLQTAREQSPEFHDALDQMGTSVEELEQAIKKNPQEAILQFLETLKKIDDQEPAGILMNLFGGGFQDDIALLVGSLGTYKKAIAHLADKEKYNASMQEEFNNRANTTANKLRLLRNAIAEVAMNLGSVMLPTLKSIAEYLQEKTQRIAMLAEKYPTLTTAIMGTIAALIGLKILTVGVGYGFTFLASTVLGLRATIIATFSFLSTTVFPAVIIGLRAIGLAVMSNPIGFLIAGLVTGAALVMTNWQNVKDFFVSLWEYIKSIIKQLVKLSHG